One window from the genome of Roseomonas haemaphysalidis encodes:
- the pepT gene encoding peptidase T produces MATAIAEDLIQRFFRYLAVESQSDAAATTVPSTPGQRRLAEMLQAELQALGLSDIHLDAHSILTARLPGTLPGAPCIGFVAHLDTVDVGLSPAVNPQRLRFDGADLLLNGAEDIWLRVAEHPEILPYRGQEILLGDGTSVLGADNKAAVSILMTLMAHLAADSAPRGDIIVAFVPDEEIGLRGAKAMDLSRFPVAFAYTIDSCERGEVVYETFNAAGVIIDITGVTAHPMSAKGVLVNPILVATDLLALFDREQTPERTAGRDGYWWCNGISGNQSTARLQMSIRDHDSRRFAERKDFVVEAVQAIRDRHPGARVEFRIEDSYANIDAAMGNDRHCVDLIFRTMEQMGIAPKVVAMRGGTDGSALSARGVPTPNYFTGAHNFHSRFEFLPVPSFVDSFEMTRQLCLLAAQPRAAD; encoded by the coding sequence ATGGCCACCGCCATCGCCGAAGACCTCATCCAGCGTTTCTTCCGCTACCTGGCGGTGGAAAGCCAAAGCGACGCCGCGGCCACCACGGTTCCCAGCACGCCGGGCCAGCGACGGCTGGCGGAAATGCTGCAGGCGGAGCTGCAGGCACTGGGGCTGTCCGACATCCATCTCGACGCGCACAGCATCCTGACCGCCCGCCTGCCGGGCACGCTGCCCGGCGCGCCCTGCATCGGCTTTGTGGCGCATCTGGATACGGTGGATGTGGGCCTTTCGCCGGCCGTCAATCCGCAGCGCCTGCGCTTCGACGGCGCCGACCTGCTGCTGAACGGGGCGGAGGACATCTGGCTGCGGGTGGCCGAGCATCCGGAGATCCTGCCGTATCGCGGCCAGGAGATCCTGCTGGGCGATGGCACCAGCGTGCTGGGGGCCGACAACAAGGCGGCTGTCAGCATCCTGATGACGCTGATGGCGCATCTCGCCGCCGACAGCGCGCCGCGCGGCGACATCATCGTGGCCTTTGTGCCGGACGAGGAGATCGGCCTGCGCGGCGCCAAGGCCATGGACCTGTCGCGCTTTCCCGTGGCCTTCGCCTACACGATCGATTCCTGCGAGCGTGGCGAGGTCGTCTACGAGACCTTCAACGCCGCCGGCGTCATCATCGACATCACCGGCGTCACCGCCCACCCGATGTCGGCCAAGGGCGTGCTGGTGAACCCCATCCTGGTGGCCACCGACCTGCTGGCCCTGTTCGACCGGGAGCAGACGCCGGAACGGACGGCGGGGCGTGACGGATACTGGTGGTGCAACGGCATCTCCGGCAACCAGAGCACCGCGCGGCTCCAGATGTCGATCCGCGACCATGACAGCCGTCGCTTCGCCGAGCGCAAGGACTTCGTGGTCGAGGCGGTGCAGGCCATCCGCGACCGCCACCCGGGCGCGCGGGTGGAATTCCGGATCGAGGACAGCTACGCCAACATCGATGCCGCGATGGGCAATGACCGCCACTGCGTCGATCTGATCTTCCGCACCATGGAGCAGATGGGCATCGCTCCCAAGGTGGTCGCGATGCGCGGCGGCACGGATGGTTCCGCCCTTTCCGCGCGCGGCGTGCCGACGCCGAACTACTTCACCGGCGCGCACAACTTCCATTCGCGCTTCGAATTCCTGCCGGTGCCGTCCTTCGTGGATTCCTTCGAGATGACGCGGCAATTGTGCCTGCTGGCGGCGCAGCCGCGCGCGGCCGATTGA
- a CDS encoding GntR family transcriptional regulator, translating to MFEHNVKAENGEGPRHAELAQDLMAGIASGRFPVGSLLPTEFELCEQYGASRYAVRIAINELVERGLVSRRKRAGTRVEARAVRGNYRQSLGSLDDLVQFSASHVREMRDTGAHVMDRTLADALGVAEGSRWLRISSLRLDGVPDALPIGWTDVYLDPAYSDVVEQARSLPDTLVVTLVEARHGRHAAEIRQDIAVSAVPARMSGALQAEAGSPALRIIRRYLDPDGTAFEISDSIHPAGRFTASSRLQRHRQ from the coding sequence ATGTTCGAACATAACGTCAAGGCCGAAAACGGCGAAGGGCCGCGCCACGCCGAGCTGGCGCAGGACCTGATGGCGGGCATCGCCTCGGGGCGTTTTCCCGTCGGGTCGCTGCTGCCGACCGAATTCGAATTGTGCGAGCAATACGGCGCCAGCCGCTATGCCGTGCGCATCGCCATCAACGAGCTGGTGGAACGCGGCCTGGTGTCACGCCGCAAGCGGGCCGGCACGCGGGTCGAGGCCCGCGCGGTGCGGGGAAATTACCGCCAGTCCCTCGGCTCGCTCGATGACCTGGTGCAATTCAGCGCGTCGCATGTCCGGGAAATGCGGGACACGGGGGCGCATGTGATGGATCGTACCCTGGCCGACGCCCTGGGCGTGGCCGAGGGGTCGCGCTGGCTGCGCATTTCCAGCCTGCGGCTGGACGGCGTGCCGGACGCCCTGCCCATCGGCTGGACGGATGTCTACCTCGACCCGGCCTATTCCGATGTGGTCGAGCAGGCCCGCTCCCTGCCGGACACGCTGGTGGTCACCCTGGTCGAGGCCCGGCACGGCCGCCATGCCGCCGAGATCCGGCAGGACATCGCCGTGTCGGCCGTGCCCGCCCGCATGAGCGGGGCCTTGCAGGCGGAGGCGGGCTCGCCCGCCCTGCGGATCATCCGCCGCTACCTGGACCCTGACGGCACGGCGTTCGAGATATCCGACAGCATCCATCCGGCGGGGCGCTTCACCGCATCCAGCCGCCTGCAGCGGCATCGCCAGTAA
- a CDS encoding class-II fumarase/aspartase family protein, giving the protein MPLTSTASTIFDSALFRDAFGTPAMREVFSDRSLIARYVEVEVALARAEARCGVIPAEAAERIAAGCDIDALDFERLRHETDNVGYPILPLVHQLVTQCGEAGRFVHWGATTQDIMDTADVLRVRAGLEIVEGDIAELRRILCGLATRFRDTAMAGRTHLQQALPVTFGYKAAIWLAMFDRHAERLAQLKPRVLVGEFAGAAGTLASLGDKGLDVQAAFCRELGLGVPATTWHVARDGFAEAVNLLALIAGSLGKIAYDIMLLASTEFAEVYEPFVKGRGASSTMPQKRNPISAELMLAAAKGVRQQAGLMLDAMVTDLERATGPWHAEWMAIPESFLLTASALHQAKFALGGLIVDEARMRANLGSSRGLIVAEAVMMGLAPFTGRDEAHDIVYDVCREVNEQGGTLADALARHPVVACHLDRAAIDRLTDPANYLGMAPQMVDRAVAASRGQAS; this is encoded by the coding sequence TTGCCCCTGACCAGCACAGCTTCCACAATTTTCGACTCCGCCCTGTTCCGCGACGCCTTCGGCACACCCGCCATGCGCGAGGTGTTTTCCGACCGTAGCCTGATCGCGCGTTATGTCGAGGTGGAGGTCGCCCTGGCCCGGGCGGAGGCGCGTTGCGGCGTGATCCCGGCGGAAGCGGCCGAGCGCATCGCCGCGGGCTGCGACATCGATGCCCTCGACTTCGAGCGGCTGCGGCATGAGACGGACAATGTCGGCTATCCCATCCTGCCGCTCGTGCATCAGCTGGTGACGCAATGCGGCGAGGCGGGACGCTTTGTTCACTGGGGCGCGACGACGCAGGACATCATGGACACCGCCGATGTGCTGCGGGTGCGCGCCGGCCTGGAGATCGTGGAAGGCGACATCGCGGAACTCCGCCGCATCCTGTGTGGCTTGGCGACCCGGTTCCGGGACACGGCGATGGCCGGCCGCACGCATCTGCAACAGGCTTTGCCGGTCACCTTCGGCTACAAGGCGGCGATCTGGCTGGCCATGTTCGACCGGCATGCCGAGCGGCTGGCGCAGCTCAAGCCACGCGTCCTGGTGGGCGAGTTCGCCGGCGCGGCGGGCACCCTGGCCTCCCTGGGCGACAAGGGCCTGGACGTGCAGGCGGCGTTCTGCCGGGAACTCGGCCTGGGCGTGCCGGCCACCACCTGGCATGTCGCGCGCGACGGCTTCGCCGAGGCCGTCAACCTGCTGGCGCTGATCGCCGGTTCGCTGGGCAAGATCGCCTATGACATCATGCTGCTGGCTTCCACCGAGTTCGCCGAGGTGTACGAGCCTTTCGTGAAAGGCCGCGGCGCGTCCTCCACCATGCCGCAGAAGCGCAATCCGATCTCCGCGGAGCTGATGCTCGCCGCCGCCAAGGGCGTCCGGCAGCAGGCCGGGCTGATGCTGGATGCCATGGTCACGGATCTGGAACGGGCCACCGGCCCCTGGCACGCCGAATGGATGGCCATCCCCGAAAGCTTCCTGCTGACGGCCAGCGCGCTGCATCAGGCGAAGTTCGCGCTGGGCGGGCTGATCGTGGACGAGGCACGCATGCGCGCCAACCTCGGCAGCAGCAGGGGCCTGATCGTCGCGGAGGCGGTGATGATGGGCCTGGCCCCCTTCACCGGCCGGGACGAGGCGCACGACATCGTCTACGACGTTTGCCGCGAGGTGAACGAACAGGGCGGCACGCTGGCCGATGCGCTGGCGCGCCATCCCGTGGTTGCCTGCCACCTGGATCGCGCTGCCATCGACCGGCTCACCGACCCGGCCAACTACCTGGGCATGGCGCCGCAGATGGTGGACCGCGCGGTGGCGGCGTCGCGCGGCCAGGCATCCTGA
- a CDS encoding cation:dicarboxylate symporter family transporter: MSGTSTAPPPRPMWRGLGFQIILAMVLGVAMGFLFPAVAVQLKILGDIFLRLIKTAVAPLVFLCVASGIVAAGDFKRIGKVGLVAMLYFELISTLALAFGLLAGNLLGVGKGMAAATAAAQGARPPVPAAGEAHTTLGFILNIFPDNFVGAFARGELLQVLVVAILFGAALLRMKADKRAPVERGLNRISDVLFEFIHIIMMMAPIGTFGAVAFAVGSSGSSVLLSLVYLVLTFYGTVIAFIAIVLGTVCALFRLNLFHFLRFIREEIYIVLGTASSESVLPRLLEKLPRYGVSRQTAGLVLPTGYAFNLDGTSIYMSMGVIFLANAYGVPLDLGQQLGILGIMLLTSKGAATVSGGSFVVFAATVAATGVLPVEGLAILFGVYRFMSIAVATTNVIGNSIATVVTAKICGEFDAEQHRKVDADLVLADAGR, from the coding sequence ATGTCTGGCACGAGCACCGCTCCGCCTCCCAGACCCATGTGGCGCGGGCTGGGTTTCCAGATCATTCTGGCGATGGTGCTGGGCGTGGCGATGGGATTCCTGTTCCCGGCCGTGGCCGTGCAGCTGAAGATCCTCGGTGACATCTTCCTGCGCCTGATCAAGACGGCCGTGGCGCCGCTGGTCTTCCTGTGCGTCGCGTCGGGCATCGTCGCGGCGGGGGATTTCAAGCGCATCGGCAAGGTCGGGCTGGTGGCGATGCTGTATTTCGAGCTGATCTCCACGCTCGCCCTCGCCTTCGGCCTGCTGGCCGGCAACCTGCTGGGGGTGGGGAAGGGCATGGCGGCCGCCACCGCCGCCGCGCAGGGTGCCCGCCCGCCGGTCCCCGCCGCCGGGGAAGCGCACACGACGCTGGGCTTCATCCTCAACATCTTTCCGGACAACTTCGTGGGCGCCTTCGCGCGCGGCGAGCTGCTGCAGGTGCTGGTGGTGGCGATCCTGTTCGGCGCCGCGCTGCTGCGCATGAAGGCCGACAAGCGCGCGCCGGTGGAACGCGGTCTCAACCGCATCTCCGATGTGTTGTTCGAGTTCATCCACATCATCATGATGATGGCGCCGATCGGCACCTTCGGCGCGGTGGCCTTCGCCGTCGGCTCCAGCGGTTCCAGCGTCTTGCTGTCGCTGGTCTACCTGGTGCTCACCTTCTACGGCACCGTGATCGCGTTCATCGCCATCGTCCTTGGCACGGTGTGCGCGCTGTTCCGTCTCAACCTGTTTCACTTTCTGCGGTTCATCCGCGAAGAAATCTACATCGTGCTCGGCACCGCATCGTCGGAAAGCGTGCTGCCGCGCCTGCTGGAGAAGCTGCCACGATACGGCGTGTCGCGGCAAACCGCCGGGCTGGTGCTGCCGACCGGCTATGCCTTCAACCTGGACGGCACCTCGATCTACATGTCCATGGGGGTCATCTTCCTGGCCAACGCTTATGGCGTGCCGCTGGACCTGGGGCAGCAGCTCGGCATTCTCGGCATCATGCTGCTGACGTCCAAGGGCGCCGCCACGGTGTCAGGCGGCAGCTTCGTGGTGTTCGCCGCGACGGTGGCCGCCACGGGCGTGCTGCCGGTCGAGGGGCTGGCGATCCTGTTCGGCGTTTACCGCTTCATGTCGATCGCGGTGGCGACCACCAATGTCATCGGCAACAGCATCGCGACGGTGGTGACCGCGAAGATCTGTGGCGAATTCGACGCCGAGCAGCACAGAAAAGTCGATGCCGACTTGGTCCTCGCGGATGCGGGCCGGTAG
- a CDS encoding ABC transporter substrate-binding protein: MHRRSFLTAAAGSAVLLSRPALAQAQRTTLRFVPQSDLTVIDPVFTTAYVTRNHALMVWDQLYGLDSSLRPQPQMVAGHIVEDDGRLWTFTLRPGLKFHDGEPVRGRDCVASIRRWAERNAEGATLMARVAEISAPADDRFVIRLQKPYPGILGTLARLGPPALVIMPERVAETPSNQQIRELIGSGPFRWKADERIVGAKVVYERNRDYVPRPDGTSSWAAGPKVVHVDRVEWTVMPDPGTAMSALQNGEVDWWENPPNDLLPLIDRSRTMQARRSSPLGIVGTGIFNHLHPPFNNTEIRRIVMEAFSQEDCMAAAAGDPSMWRAGVGVFPPETPMANDAGMAALNGRKDFEASKKALQAAGYKGERVVLMAASDNPVLAALGEVANDVLRRLGMNVDYVVSDWGTLVQRRASKAAPDAGGWNMFHTTWYGLDLVNPGVSQMLRTSGGQTYFGWPEVPEVDALRNAWIDASEPAGQLRLAREIQAAALRHAVYIPTGQYFNKTAWTSRLADVPDGLHVFWSARFT; the protein is encoded by the coding sequence ATGCACCGCCGGTCATTTCTCACAGCCGCCGCAGGGTCGGCCGTCCTTCTGTCCCGACCCGCCCTGGCGCAGGCGCAGCGCACCACGCTGCGCTTCGTGCCGCAAAGCGACCTGACGGTGATCGACCCCGTCTTCACCACCGCCTATGTCACGCGCAACCACGCGCTGATGGTGTGGGACCAGCTCTACGGCCTGGACAGCAGCCTGCGCCCGCAGCCGCAGATGGTGGCCGGCCACATCGTGGAGGATGACGGCCGGCTCTGGACCTTCACGCTGCGCCCCGGCCTGAAGTTCCATGACGGCGAGCCCGTGCGGGGCCGCGACTGCGTCGCCTCCATCCGCCGATGGGCCGAGCGCAACGCCGAGGGCGCGACGCTGATGGCGCGCGTGGCCGAGATCTCCGCCCCCGCCGACGACCGCTTCGTGATCCGTCTGCAGAAGCCCTATCCCGGCATCCTGGGTACGCTGGCGCGGCTTGGCCCGCCAGCGCTGGTGATCATGCCCGAGCGGGTGGCGGAAACCCCGTCCAACCAGCAGATCCGGGAGCTGATCGGCTCCGGCCCGTTCCGCTGGAAGGCGGATGAGCGCATCGTCGGCGCCAAGGTGGTGTACGAGCGCAACCGCGACTACGTGCCCCGGCCGGATGGCACGTCCAGCTGGGCGGCCGGTCCCAAGGTGGTGCATGTGGACCGCGTGGAATGGACGGTGATGCCCGACCCCGGCACGGCGATGAGCGCGCTGCAGAACGGCGAGGTCGACTGGTGGGAAAACCCGCCCAACGACCTGCTGCCGCTGATCGATCGGTCCCGCACCATGCAGGCGCGGCGCAGCAGCCCGCTCGGCATCGTCGGCACCGGCATCTTCAACCACCTGCATCCACCCTTCAACAACACCGAGATCCGCCGCATCGTGATGGAGGCCTTCTCGCAGGAGGATTGCATGGCGGCGGCGGCGGGCGACCCCAGCATGTGGCGCGCCGGCGTCGGCGTGTTTCCGCCTGAAACGCCGATGGCCAACGATGCCGGCATGGCCGCGCTCAATGGCCGCAAGGATTTCGAGGCATCGAAGAAGGCCTTGCAGGCGGCGGGCTACAAGGGCGAGCGCGTGGTGCTGATGGCGGCCTCCGACAACCCCGTGCTGGCCGCGCTGGGCGAGGTGGCGAACGACGTGCTGCGCCGCCTCGGCATGAACGTCGATTACGTGGTTTCCGACTGGGGCACGCTGGTGCAGCGCCGCGCCAGCAAGGCGGCGCCGGATGCAGGCGGCTGGAACATGTTCCACACCACCTGGTATGGGCTGGACCTGGTCAATCCCGGCGTCAGCCAGATGCTGCGGACCTCCGGCGGGCAGACCTATTTCGGCTGGCCCGAGGTTCCGGAGGTGGACGCGCTGCGGAACGCCTGGATCGATGCGTCCGAGCCCGCCGGGCAATTGCGGCTGGCGCGCGAGATCCAGGCCGCCGCGCTGCGGCACGCGGTCTACATCCCCACCGGCCAGTACTTCAACAAGACTGCCTGGACCAGCAGGCTGGCCGACGTGCCGGATGGGTTGCACGTGTTCTGGAGCGCCCGCTTCACCTGA
- a CDS encoding M81 family metallopeptidase, which produces MRIAIAQVSHETNTFSSELTDQAAFSIRSWIEGEEILNRHRGVRDYIGGMVDEAQALGGIELLPTFAAITSPSGFIRAETWAEIKRRVLDGLRAVAPFDAICLELHGAGIAESTGDIEGDLLRTLRLDYGAAMPIAATLDLHGNITERMVDNADMLFGVKEYPHIDMYERGRDAIHHLHLMVRGLLKPRMALTRLPMMIPTTTTFHGPLKAVNARCAEWEAKPGMLNCAAYHGFPYGDSDATCVSVIAIADGDEALARKAARDVADVIWRQRDVFTVDLPGAAEGLELALSCPEAPVIVNETSDNPGAGAPGDGTWLLAELLRRNVPGTCFAHLADSAVVAAAHRAGEGARIAVSLGGKVDTLHGPPLEVEAEVVMNTRCRFIASTPMGKGGERDYGLSTRLRIGHVDVIVTELKSQLLDDEMLKLHGMPMDGYKVIAIKSSQHFRAFFETAAARIVTVDTPGISTFNFATFDFSTAARYLYPIAG; this is translated from the coding sequence ATGCGTATCGCGATCGCCCAGGTCTCGCATGAGACCAACACCTTTTCCAGCGAACTGACCGACCAGGCCGCCTTCTCCATCCGCTCCTGGATCGAGGGGGAGGAGATCCTGAACCGCCACCGCGGCGTGCGGGACTACATCGGCGGCATGGTCGACGAGGCGCAGGCGCTGGGCGGCATCGAGCTGCTGCCGACCTTCGCCGCCATCACCAGCCCATCGGGCTTTATCCGGGCGGAAACCTGGGCGGAGATCAAGCGCCGGGTGCTGGACGGGCTGCGCGCCGTGGCCCCCTTCGACGCCATCTGCCTGGAGTTGCACGGTGCCGGCATTGCCGAAAGCACCGGCGACATCGAGGGAGACCTGCTGCGGACCCTGCGGCTGGACTACGGTGCCGCCATGCCGATCGCGGCGACCCTCGACCTGCATGGCAACATCACCGAGCGGATGGTCGACAACGCCGACATGTTGTTTGGCGTGAAGGAATACCCGCATATCGACATGTATGAGCGGGGCCGGGATGCCATCCATCATCTGCACCTGATGGTGCGCGGCCTGCTCAAGCCGCGCATGGCGCTGACCCGGCTGCCGATGATGATTCCGACCACCACGACCTTTCATGGCCCGCTGAAAGCGGTGAATGCCCGTTGCGCCGAGTGGGAGGCGAAGCCGGGCATGTTGAACTGCGCCGCCTATCACGGCTTTCCCTACGGTGATTCGGACGCCACCTGCGTGTCCGTGATCGCCATCGCGGATGGCGACGAGGCGCTGGCGCGAAAGGCGGCGCGCGATGTCGCCGACGTCATCTGGCGGCAGCGCGACGTCTTCACGGTTGATCTGCCCGGCGCGGCGGAGGGGCTGGAACTGGCGCTGTCCTGCCCGGAAGCGCCGGTGATCGTCAACGAGACCTCCGACAATCCCGGCGCGGGTGCGCCGGGCGATGGCACGTGGCTGCTGGCCGAGCTGCTGCGCCGGAACGTGCCGGGCACCTGCTTCGCGCATCTTGCCGACTCCGCGGTGGTGGCCGCTGCCCACCGGGCGGGGGAGGGTGCGCGCATAGCCGTCTCGCTGGGCGGCAAGGTGGACACGCTGCACGGTCCGCCGCTGGAGGTCGAGGCCGAGGTCGTGATGAACACGCGCTGCCGCTTCATCGCCAGCACGCCGATGGGCAAGGGTGGCGAGCGGGACTACGGCTTGTCCACCCGGCTGCGCATCGGGCATGTCGACGTCATCGTCACCGAGTTGAAGTCGCAGCTGCTGGATGACGAGATGCTCAAGCTGCACGGCATGCCGATGGACGGCTACAAGGTCATCGCCATCAAGTCGAGCCAGCACTTCCGCGCCTTCTTCGAGACCGCGGCGGCGCGGATCGTGACAGTGGATACCCCCGGCATCTCGACCTTCAACTTCGCAACCTTCGATTTCTCCACCGCCGCACGATACCTGTACCCGATCGCCGGGTGA
- a CDS encoding IclR family transcriptional regulator has product MTTPTRPIASLEGVASAGRALTLLSAFRKGDDAVSLAELTARTGLVKTTIMRLAISLEEHGYLVRLPDGSYRLGVELFRLGSVYQQSFRIEAHVMPALEKLVAATGESASLYVRSGNQRLCLYRADSPHTLRLHVRQGDLRPMDDSATAQVLRLFEDVAHRGETGVSLPLYTSGATDPHIASMAVPVFGPGESFAGALSLTGPVTRFDREAANRAARTVLTVAADLTRALGGTPHPSGQQS; this is encoded by the coding sequence ATGACCACCCCGACCCGACCCATCGCTTCATTGGAAGGCGTCGCCTCGGCAGGGCGCGCCCTCACCCTGCTGTCCGCCTTCCGCAAGGGCGACGACGCCGTATCGCTGGCGGAGCTGACAGCGCGGACGGGTCTGGTGAAGACCACGATCATGCGGCTCGCCATCTCGCTGGAGGAGCACGGTTATCTGGTGCGGCTGCCCGATGGGTCGTACCGCCTGGGCGTCGAGCTGTTCCGCCTGGGCTCGGTCTACCAGCAGTCCTTCCGGATCGAGGCGCATGTCATGCCCGCTCTGGAGAAGCTGGTCGCGGCGACGGGTGAAAGCGCCTCTTTGTATGTGCGGAGCGGCAACCAGCGGCTTTGCTTGTACCGGGCTGACTCGCCGCACACCCTCCGCCTGCACGTACGGCAGGGCGACCTGCGACCGATGGATGATTCGGCGACGGCGCAGGTGCTCCGCCTGTTCGAGGACGTCGCACACCGCGGAGAAACCGGGGTCTCGCTCCCGCTGTATACGAGCGGAGCGACAGACCCCCACATCGCCAGCATGGCGGTTCCCGTCTTCGGGCCCGGCGAAAGTTTCGCAGGCGCCCTCAGCTTGACGGGGCCGGTCACGCGCTTTGACCGGGAAGCGGCAAACAGGGCCGCCAGGACCGTGCTGACCGTCGCGGCCGATCTCACTCGTGCCCTTGGTGGCACGCCCCATCCTTCCGGCCAGCAATCATAG
- a CDS encoding SMP-30/gluconolactonase/LRE family protein produces MSFFAAPPRIETEIFTRLPDRFRQPRRSAWGDANRAGRPVDSFLEGPAFDRQGRLYVTDIPFGRIFRVSPAGEWEQVAEYDGWPNGLKIHRDGRIFITDYKRGIMLLDPEGGAVTPFLDTVRSESFKGVNDLVFGAGGELYFTDQGQTGLQDPTGRVYRLSTDGRLDCLIDTVPSPNGIVVAPDASFLLVAVTRANQIWRLPLHADGSVTKASIFCHLHGGPSGPDGLALDAEGGLLVAHAGFGTVWRLSPRAEPLARIASCAGWSTTNLAFGGADGRSLFITESETGSILRATLPVPGQPLYSHAAHA; encoded by the coding sequence ATGAGCTTCTTCGCCGCGCCTCCGCGCATCGAGACCGAGATCTTCACCCGCCTGCCGGACCGCTTCCGGCAGCCGCGGCGCAGCGCCTGGGGCGATGCCAACCGTGCCGGGCGGCCGGTGGACAGCTTTCTGGAAGGCCCCGCCTTCGACCGGCAGGGCAGGCTCTACGTCACCGACATCCCCTTTGGCCGCATCTTCCGCGTCTCGCCCGCGGGGGAATGGGAGCAGGTTGCCGAATATGACGGCTGGCCGAACGGGCTGAAGATCCATCGGGACGGGCGGATCTTCATCACCGACTACAAGCGCGGCATCATGTTGCTGGACCCGGAAGGCGGCGCCGTCACCCCGTTCCTGGACACCGTGCGCTCTGAAAGCTTCAAGGGCGTCAACGACCTGGTCTTCGGAGCCGGGGGCGAGCTGTACTTCACCGACCAGGGCCAGACCGGGCTGCAGGACCCCACCGGGCGCGTCTACCGCCTGAGCACGGATGGGCGGCTGGATTGCCTGATCGACACGGTGCCGAGCCCCAACGGCATCGTGGTGGCGCCGGACGCGTCCTTTCTGCTGGTGGCGGTGACGCGGGCCAACCAGATCTGGCGCCTGCCGCTGCATGCCGATGGCAGCGTGACCAAGGCCAGCATCTTCTGTCACTTGCATGGTGGACCCAGCGGCCCCGACGGGCTGGCGCTGGACGCCGAGGGCGGGCTGCTGGTCGCCCATGCGGGTTTCGGCACGGTGTGGCGCCTGTCGCCCCGCGCCGAGCCACTGGCCCGCATCGCCTCCTGCGCCGGATGGTCCACCACCAATCTGGCCTTCGGAGGCGCGGACGGCCGCAGCCTCTTCATCACGGAGTCCGAAACCGGGTCGATCCTGCGGGCAACCCTGCCGGTACCCGGGCAACCGCTCTACTCCCACGCCGCTCACGCCTGA
- a CDS encoding Bug family tripartite tricarboxylate transporter substrate binding protein yields the protein MTHRTFTPVSRRVLLGAGMAGLALPLARPAVSQESYPARAVRVVVPWAPGGAVDTLARRLSQKLSEQMGQPFVVENKSGATGTIGAGEAARAAPDGYTLLAMDNTYAMLPYLFSRLPFDFETAFRPVTVTAFSPILLAVGEKSPFRDLAALIAAAKQDPEKLTYGTGGTGSAPHFATLAFERAADVKLYHVPYRGAGEAVIGVLSGNVSLVMLSPGSALGNIRGGQLRPLAISGAHRVAALPEVPTFGEAGLPGYSVINWSGLAAPKGTPDAVVQRLQQEAARALAAPDMKSFIADLGSEPGGIAPDAFARLIQEETARWRDVAAAGGIEKQ from the coding sequence ATGACCCACCGCACGTTCACGCCCGTGTCGCGCCGCGTCCTCCTGGGCGCAGGCATGGCCGGGCTGGCATTGCCGCTGGCCCGTCCCGCCGTGTCGCAGGAAAGCTACCCGGCACGTGCCGTGCGGGTGGTCGTGCCCTGGGCGCCCGGCGGCGCGGTGGACACGCTGGCCCGGCGCCTGTCGCAGAAGTTGTCCGAGCAGATGGGCCAGCCCTTCGTGGTCGAGAACAAGTCGGGGGCCACGGGCACCATTGGCGCGGGCGAGGCCGCCCGGGCGGCGCCGGACGGCTACACGCTGCTGGCCATGGACAACACCTACGCCATGCTGCCCTACCTGTTCAGCCGCCTGCCCTTCGACTTCGAGACCGCCTTCCGCCCGGTCACGGTCACCGCCTTCTCGCCGATCCTGCTGGCGGTGGGCGAGAAGTCGCCCTTCCGCGACCTCGCCGCCCTGATCGCGGCGGCGAAGCAGGACCCCGAGAAGCTGACCTATGGCACCGGCGGCACCGGCAGCGCGCCGCATTTCGCGACGCTCGCCTTCGAGCGCGCGGCGGACGTCAAGCTGTACCACGTGCCCTATCGCGGCGCGGGGGAAGCGGTGATCGGCGTGCTGTCGGGCAATGTCAGCCTGGTCATGCTGTCGCCCGGCTCGGCGCTCGGCAACATCCGCGGCGGGCAGCTGCGGCCGCTGGCCATCAGCGGCGCGCACCGCGTGGCGGCGCTGCCGGAGGTACCGACCTTCGGGGAAGCCGGACTGCCGGGCTACAGCGTCATCAACTGGTCTGGCCTGGCCGCGCCGAAGGGCACGCCGGATGCCGTGGTGCAGCGCCTGCAGCAGGAAGCCGCCCGCGCCCTTGCCGCCCCCGACATGAAGAGCTTCATCGCCGACCTCGGCTCGGAGCCGGGCGGCATCGCGCCTGATGCCTTCGCCCGCCTGATCCAGGAGGAAACGGCGCGCTGGCGCGACGTCGCCGCCGCCGGCGGCATCGAGAAGCAGTAA